TAAACGTATATTGTATTGAGTAAGAAGACGGTATATATCAGGGCTCTCCATGGTCGCTCACGCGTGAGCTTGGGGTTCTTCCACTTTcgcccgcgttgtcagggataccgcgcgatgcTAACCACGAAGGCGCTGGTCCGTCATGGCAGTCTTCGTACTCTTCGTAGCGTCGCGAGGTCTttttgacaacggaaggcacacTGCGCGAaataaagattggaaggggaagcaggcgcgtgaggggcctctactggtagggtaggtgggggtattactgcgaatgccccgattactgcggatattctaaaacagatcatatttaatgttgggaaGTACATCTACTCGTCTGTGCTCGAGGACTGAATTTATCggcctctgttcatgaacagcgtccaactccggaactactctgaaatgtgttgcaAGTATACGTGTGATTTGTTCAGAGTGAAAGTTTGACATAGAGGGCAGGCTTTCGTTACGCTACGCTTTAACTTGGTTTGTCAGCGACTCACGTGGATTCATGtggatttttctccgaaaatctaTTTCGGTGATCTAGAGACTATATGGCGCCGAAATATGGCTCTTCTTGAAagcttatacaagctataaattgcaagattaCATTGATTATTAGTACTTTACGTGTAGTGGAACACTTAACTAACATTTTCGCGTGTTGTAcgtcgaaaaatattaaaaattgacgttgttactgacattcccgcaaataTCTGCACTCCGCGTATGACTAAATAGACGCTGCCCATTCTACGACACGTATAAATTATTGAGAACAAGGAATCCAaactttttgtaaaatttatattcgtagtcCTTTTGGACAGGCCTGCTCTATGTCAAACTCACTCCACTCACTCTGAACAAATCACACGTATGCAAGCAcgcacctttcagcatttcaacacattttaaactagttgctgagttggacgttGTTGATGAgtagatgccactacattcagtcctcaaattatgggtcggtaacacagtttgggtggcgacgcGACATCCATAAGGtatctatcctatacttcgtcgatgacattgcatgcgacacgaaaatggtaaggggggtCACCGACTGAAGAGATTAATGTAAGTCGACAACGTCGGAACTTATTGTGTGGTTAATTAAACACATTTTAAGAGGGCAGTTTCTATGAtttattgtataaattaaataaagaggATCAGCTGTTTCACTAAACTGCTAATCGATACATATGTTCGTCGGTGAAAAGGCCATATGAACGAATCACTCTTGAAGAAATCTTTTCCGAACGGTAAGAGAAAGTTTATTTGTTATAACTACGCGTTTGCATGAAAACATATTTGCAATTTACCATAACACCGGTGCTTTAAATCCCGTTTCTTATAAAGCTACATAAACCGGTACAAACGCAGTACCGCCAATAAATTCCACGGCAAGATCGTAACTTCATTTCAGCTATTTGCAAATTCTATTTAAAGCAGAATCATCACTCAAAAATACTTTCAAATCCTTGAGTCAGCTACTAACATAAATGCAACAAATTCCCATGTGTGGGTCGATTGTTGAATACGGGTTGGTGGGGATTTGAAGGAACGAACTAAATGGAGCGATGAAGCCCGAACGTTGCCGATCCACCATTCGAGCGCATTCGGCTTCTGACCCGAGCTACACGCTACATACGTTGCACCTCTCGGGTAGTGTGAACATCGTGTCCGGTGTAGtgctttctgtttctttttttctttaccacAAGATCAAACGTGCACGCATTTACGCGGCAGATAATAACGCGCCCTCGTACGATCTGATCTAGCGTAGAAAAATCGGTTCCGAGAAGCGTGAATATGGCGGTAGCGAGTGATGCTATGTATAACCAGAGAACCGTGGTTCAATCGTTCATGTCGTCAAACACGTATTACGGTTACGTGCCGCCTTATAGAAACGAAAGTCAGTTCAACGCGGTCCTCGAGCACGCGGATATCAATGAATCGTCGGTGTTCGATCGGTGTTCTTTCGAAACGGCTATGGAAACTGGCGACGACGACGGCTGCGATTATTCTGTAGCGTCTAGCTATCTGAATAACAATTCCGTGATTCTAGAAGCGTCCGCACGGAATCTGTTAAAAGCTAACCACGGGCATCAACAGTGTCAACAACAACCGGCTCACAACAACGCGGACACGCTTCGACGCAGGAACCGGAAGCGATGCAACGGTGATCTCAGCCCTACCAGCGAATTGAAAAAGTTTCGTCAAGGTAGGAGAGAATTCATaatcttaatttttcaaatactaTCCTCGAGAATGATAAATCCGGATGTCAGAATTTTCTATTCCCCATAAACGTTACTCAAAACCGCGACCTCGTCATTCGTCAATTCATATTCGTACGTGATTCAAATACATCTTGTTAGAGGTCgttgtttctctctctctctccctctatctctctttctctctctttttatcTACCTGTTTCCCCTGTTTCTCTGTCTCCGTTCACTGCGTTTTAGCGGGAAAAATTTTGAGCGCGGGAGACTGCTTATCGCAACAAGACCAATACATTTCTACCGGATAAGTTAAAAGATTTACGTGCCTTTCAATACCAGATTGtgaatttgaaaaaagaaaGCTACCTTCGACGGAAATCGATTAAGTATAAAAGCATCAGAACCGTATAATACCACTTCAATGTAATACTTGATATTAAGATATATAGATACATGATTTTTCCCCCCTACGGGAAAAGAGATTGTACATTTACATGTGACCACAGAGATTTTCATCCGAACCTggcattaaatttattttgaagcTTAATGCATCCTGTCGTCTGTGCCATGGCTAATGGTATGCAATGGAAAGCACGGATgctaatattttttcataaactaaTGACACTTAGTAAGTTTGGTCTTTTTTTCATGGTAAGGACATAATTTGCTGACAAAATGGATGACATAGGAGATATCCAATTAAATTAGTCGATAAGTCAGTGGGTTTCCTTTCAGAGGCGGTGGTGTCAGTTACGCACACTGCGGTGCGACAAGTACAAAGGACCATGGATTGGCCGCGATGTTCGAGGAGTCGGAACTATTACGTGTAAACGCCGACGATACGAGCCTGAGAGAAGCATGGATCATAAATGGGGGCTGCTGTTGGGCAGCAGGTAACCATAATCAATTAAATAATTCAGATTACAAACGTTTATCACCAAGCTGTGGATTGAAATCGACGGAAGACGACGCTGAGTACGAGAAGATTTTATTTGAGACACACGGGTGCTCTGTATATCACCTGCATCGGTTACGCGCATTCGATAACGACTGCattgaaactgaattttaagtaggatatttgacaatcatttctaacgtttatattttttgtattcctTTCGCAAAGTGTACGTTCGTCACGCAGAAATATGTCATTGCATTGTATTGTATAGTCGAAAATAAATACTTACTTTTCTATGTcacaatttttattatagtTAAATAATGCGTATTACATAGTAAAAAAGTTTTTCGTCACAATTTTTAACGCTTATGCTTAATCTGTTAACAATGAAAATATGCGACACCTAAGGAAGGGTTTAATAACGAACGCAAAGATTCCTATAGCATtacatatttcatttataaagatGAGAGAAGAATGAAGATAAACAGGAAAACTAAGAAAGCCCTCGCAATATATCAGCTTATTAACCTTTTTGCACGCATATCaattatatcataatataatTCAATATCAGAATATCCTGCTTTCATTTCTCTCATCTTCAGCTTTCGCAGCTAGACTTTCTAAATCTACGTCACTGTCAAATGTTTGAGTAGATAGTACTGGTCCAGCAGCTTCTTCTTGACCTTGCTCGATCTCTTCTTCGTTATTGAGAGGCTACAAAAACATAcgtcaatttttatttactttacttCTCGCCTAAATATGTTAAGATTGAAGTACCTGTTGATTGCCAGAAGATTCAGGTCGCGATTGGTCAGCCTCTGCCAGATCTCCGTTATATCCTGGTTTCATGGCGGGCGCCGAGGGTACAGCACTCGCAGAATCAAGCAACGATGTTCCCTGTGGGAATTGTGTAAAGTATTATGTCATCTTCTGGGTGTTTAACCATGATTTCATTAATAGCGCTTACTAGCACGTCCAAATGATCTATCAATGGTACATGTGCAATAGGAGACGACGAAGTTGCTGCTTGAGACGTTACAATTAATTCTGCCATTGACGACTGATTGTCTGTGGCCGTACCTAACACAGCATCCACGTCAGAATCTTCATCGCTAGATTGACAACTTTCACTGGCAGTGTGATCAGTTGTCTCGTTCTATAAAAAGTTTAACGAATGCATCTGGTATCTTTTGCCACATCTAATGATAGAGACATACGAGAAATGTACAATACCAGTGGATTGCTTAGAGATTGTGTATCTTGTAAAGTGCGCAATGACCTCAATAAATGTGGTCGTAGCCTATGGTCATCGCTTATCGCCTTAACTTCTCGCAGTATACTGACTAAATAATCCGGTCGTCTTTTATTCACGGTAATAAGTGATTTTAGGACTTCTTTCATTTCAGAGCTATgtgataaatatatttaattttatcaatctgttcaagataaagcaaataaaagttattatttTAAGAGAACTGAACCTTGAGTTTTGAAACGGGTGTTCGTCGTTTACTACGGACGGTAGTCGAAACGATGAATGTGCTTCTTCCCAAATATTATCAACTTGTTGCTGAGAAACCtcgtttgttaaaatattactaCGCGTAACAGCATTCTCCCTTTCTTGCTGCTGCAAGTTCAAAGAATACTGTGCTTCTGGAGCAGTCAACGATGGCGGCAAATTTTCCGCCCCTTGTTCCCGATTGCGTTTATCTTTCCTTTGATTAAAATTCATAGGAtatgaaaatagaaattttcTTTACATATACTTACCGAATAGATTACACACGTTACGTACATAAGAGAGGTGGTATTCACGCTTGATATAGCATTTCCAGCGGATGTCGAATTCGCAATAGCCCCTGAAGCAGCATCTGTTTTTACACTTCCCGAGAGTAAGTTCTGTCTGGAATAactgaaaatgtaaaaaacacAGGATACAGTGACGAATTTCAACGTAGCATTAGTTTCAAAATGTTCAGACCATGCTTAAAGAGATGAAATGAATGGTACAGTTAAAAATCATAACAATGTTTGGTTTAACACACGACTTTCTTCCGTAAAGGATAAGAAAAACACAACAGGTGACACAGAAAAAAAAGTAAGGCCGTGGTTATTGTTGATTTAGCATGTACTGTTAGTCAAGACCAAAATATTTGTATGGATCCTTGAACACATTGTATTACATACCCATTGTTTACGTACCAATATACTATCCTCATTTAGTTTCATATTCACTAACTATCGGACTATAGAATGAAAATCAATACAGGTTTTGCGTGCGATATGGTTTAAACGAGGGTAGTAATAAGTAAGAAGTACAAGACAAAAAAGTGCACAGATAGACCGTGAAGTTTATTACTTTATGTAATGATACATTAGGTTTACACAAAAATGGAAGATGGATGTGCACGATCTAATGATTATAAAGTACCTAAACTCATAGAAAATCGTACGTCTTTTTAACGATATCCAATTGGAAAGTGAAAGAacattatttatttcacttaacaaAACATCTGTAAAACTCAAGTTCGTAAATCATAAAACAAATATTACTCTGATATTTTGTCAGTTACATTTTCATATTAAATGATTACACGATTGAAGAAACTGAATGTAGATAACACTTTCACTGCACTAGGACAAATAATGAAATTCATGTCAgcatatacgtatgtatattctATTACCTTCGGAAATTATCCCAATAGTTGTTCGCTCTATTCCCAGGTGGTACTTGATTATTCAATTGCTGCTGTTGATGCTGGGGATTCACAGACGCCATTGCCGCAGTATGGGACAATGCGGGAGAAGAATTCGGTAGCGATACCAAATTTGGTAGAGACGAACTTGGTGGTAATGCGGAATCTAATGTTTCGCCGAGAGAATGAACGTTGCGGCTCAAATTAGAATATTCATCGTTATTCTCGCTGTTGTTACTCCTCTGTTGTAAGTGCGTTTGCCTCAATTGTACTTGTAACTGTGTGATAGCTGTGCGCATAGCTTGCAGTTCACGTTGCTGGGACCACAACAGCTGACAACATTGTTGTATCGTTGTACCCATCATCTGAAGCTGTTGAGCTTGAGAGCCTAACACTAATTGCCGATAATATTCGGCCGAGCCTAGGGAGCATTACACTTTCATATTAGATCACCGTTTAACACCTCTTAGTTTCTTCTATTAGGTCTCTTACCATGTTGTATCTGATTTAATGGGGGCGGTGGATACGTCCACCAATTTCCATTGAATCCATTTTCAATTGCTGTTGTTTGAGGTCCCATATCCATTAAATTCTCCGCGGACACTCCATCTACACTTTGGTCGTTGGATCCTCCTACACATAAGAAAATATGTGGTAAGCTCGTGATAAATATAATGCGACATGTACTACATTTACCTATGGCTGTAGGAGGGGGCCAAACATTAGCAGGCGTACTTGTGTGACTAATGTGCGAACTGGAACTTCTGTGACTATTCAGATCAGCTGGTCCTCCTATGTCACGGTTCACGCTAGATGTTTGAGACGGCTCCTACATTGTAATAGATTAAAAATCATGGCAGGATAGACATCGATTTATTTTTATCCATAAtagaaaacagaaaataggtaccTTCCGCATAAGATCCTCAATTTGACGCTTTTTCCCTTGAACAGACTGTGTCTCCGAAGTACTGTTATTACCTGGCTTCTTTTCAGAGCTAATTGACGTTGTGAGTGACGGAGGCGGTGTTGAAGTTGGGAGCACAGTCATGGAGTTAGACTGAGAGGTTGATAATGGTGGTCGTTTTAATCGTTGTATTTCTGCCCTGGTCGTTTGCAACAAAGCAGATTGCTCGCGAATTTCTCTTGTGATAGCCTGTACcagaaattatatataattgGAGTTTATAATGTAGGCAACCCattcaatttgaatttttacCTGAATTTCTTCAACCGATGGTCTCGGTCGGCTGATTCTGACTTTTTCGAGGGTCGGCTCGTCGGTATCACTATGACGATCGAACGATATATTCGGTCCATTTTCTTCATCGTTTGCATCCACATCAGCTGCCGCTTCACCATTCATGTCTACCTCGGGTTCAGCATCAGAATTAGTGTCCAGACATTCTCGACCTCTTGTTGCTTCCGCCATTAACGCTTTTAAATGAGCAAGCTGTGCTTTCATAGCCTCTAATTCAGCAGCTTTGTCCCTATAAACATTTCTTGGGCCTTCGGAGCTCTAAGACATAAAAatggtaataatatatataggtTGTGATTGTACAGAGTTAAACAAAAGATAGCATACTAACACAGCCACCCCTCTCAGCCATTTCTAGAGCTTGCAACTCTGCTATGAGATGATCCATGTGCTTCTTCTTTGTTTGAAGTTGAGCCAGTTTCGCTGTCTCAGATTCAAGTTGCTCAACATTCACAGGTAATGGCAAAGCAGCATTTTGACTTTCCTGTTGTAAAAGAGCTTGCTGAGTTTGACGTGCTTCGTTTAATGTTTCTGTAACACGTAATTGCATTCCAACCAAGCTAGCCTGATGGTCCTGTAGTTGTGCAAGTTTCCTTTGCAGCTCTTCCATCCTCTTGCGTAGAATTACTTCTCTACCTACATCGCCGTTCTCTTCTCCATCCTCCCTGCCATTTTCACCATTCTAAATAGAATGTATTAATTTATGATAATACTACTTTCATACAGTATTTTCAAATCGGTTAGTGAATAATAATTCTGAGTTCAGTAACCTCATAAAACGCCCCACGATCTTCATATTGTTCCAGGAGTTTGGATAGTTTTCTTTCGCTATCGTGAAGATCTTCCAGCATCGTACCCAATTTCTCATTCTGACCTTGCGCACGCTGTAATATACATGTATTTAACACGGAAAAATCCAGCATGAGGAGGATAAAGAAACTGCTATAGATTACAGCCTATACACTTACAGGATCGCTGGATTGATTAAGGGAGTCCATTAGCGTCGATGTAACCCTGATGCAATCTCTGATTTCGTTTAGACGAGATTCTACTTGGCTTCTATCAGGCTGTTGTAATTGAATTAAGATGAAATTATATTTGTACTTCGATTTTAAACGTATTTAGTTCCAAAGAAAAGTAACGCGGTACCATTTTATTAACATTAGAAGGCTTTGTTCCTTGAACACGTGGAGGGGATTGAGTTTGAGACTCGGTAGGCGGCACCATTTTCTGCCAATGCGTGAAATCCTCCGCACAGTAGTTGTATGGCCGTCTGCAACTGTACGATGCTAACACAGTAATATATGAGAATTATTAATTAACACATTACAgaaatacaaagtaaatgagtatttaattatgtaccAAATTCAGTAATATCTTGATAAGATGTCGATGGTACTGAGGAGACCGATCTTGTATTACTATTTTTTGCTATCCTTAAATGCTCTCTCTCACCAACCGGTTTCCAATCAAGTTGGTACTATCGCATGgaatttataatataaatgaaaCCGATTAAATACACAGAAAGAATTACGTGCTTTCTAGAAATGCCGAGTGAAATACTGTAACTCTACTGCCTCGAGGTAGAATTGTATCTGGATATGTATTCTTAGAGAGAACTTCCCCACTTTTCAGCTGTCTATTAATAGATTATCTTTCAAACTACTATATACAGATGCTGCATAAAGTTTTCATTTAGGAAGTTCAAGTTACATCAAACTTGGCaatatgttatttttaattctatacgttattcaatattatatataataacgaAATATTGTTGCAGTTTAAACTAACAGTCCACAGATTA
This portion of the Andrena cerasifolii isolate SP2316 chromosome 9, iyAndCera1_principal, whole genome shotgun sequence genome encodes:
- the LOC143373111 gene encoding uncharacterized protein LOC143373111 isoform X3 produces the protein MNESLLKKSFPNEASARNLLKANHGHQQCQQQPAHNNADTLRRRNRKRCNGDLSPTSELKKFRQGGGVSYAHCGATSTKDHGLAAMFEESELLRVNADDTSLREAWIINGGCCWAAGNHNQLNNSDYKRLSPSCGLKSTEDDAEYEKILFETHGCSVYHLHRLRAFDNDCIETEF
- the LOC143373111 gene encoding uncharacterized protein LOC143373111 isoform X1; its protein translation is MAVASDAMYNQRTVVQSFMSSNTYYGYVPPYRNESQFNAVLEHADINESSVFDRCSFETAMETGDDDGCDYSVASSYLNNNSVILEASARNLLKANHGHQQCQQQPAHNNADTLRRRNRKRCNGDLSPTSELKKFRQGGGVSYAHCGATSTKDHGLAAMFEESELLRVNADDTSLREAWIINGGCCWAAGNHNQLNNSDYKRLSPSCGLKSTEDDAEYEKILFETHGCSVYHLHRLRAFDNDCIETEF
- the LOC143373111 gene encoding uncharacterized protein LOC143373111 isoform X2; protein product: MAVASDAMYNQRTVVQSFMSSNTYYGYVPPYRNESQFNAVLEHADINESSVFDRCSFETAMETGDDDGCDYSVASSYLNNNSVILEASARNLLKANHGHQQCQQQPAHNNADTLRRRNRKRCNGDLSPTSELKKFRQGSIPPLWRCRADRYVVGIRSGLTEAPPEGHEARGFLIGWTIVDDPAVMEQLPTTPYTTNKRQTREIIEQALGSLHRNLCTR
- the Cmb gene encoding combover isoform X1 — translated: MSPGINDGPRNTGTLPKSNRRNDRNRERSAANQFANRSTHHGHAQHSNNLYQLDWKPVGEREHLRIAKNSNTRSVSSVPSTSYQDITEFASYSCRRPYNYCAEDFTHWQKMVPPTESQTQSPPRVQGTKPSNVNKMPDRSQVESRLNEIRDCIRVTSTLMDSLNQSSDPRAQGQNEKLGTMLEDLHDSERKLSKLLEQYEDRGAFYENGENGREDGEENGDVGREVILRKRMEELQRKLAQLQDHQASLVGMQLRVTETLNEARQTQQALLQQESQNAALPLPVNVEQLESETAKLAQLQTKKKHMDHLIAELQALEMAERGGCSSEGPRNVYRDKAAELEAMKAQLAHLKALMAEATRGRECLDTNSDAEPEVDMNGEAAADVDANDEENGPNISFDRHSDTDEPTLEKVRISRPRPSVEEIQAITREIREQSALLQTTRAEIQRLKRPPLSTSQSNSMTVLPTSTPPPSLTTSISSEKKPGNNSTSETQSVQGKKRQIEDLMRKEPSQTSSVNRDIGGPADLNSHRSSSSHISHTSTPANVWPPPTAIGGSNDQSVDGVSAENLMDMGPQTTAIENGFNGNWWTYPPPPLNQIQHGSAEYYRQLVLGSQAQQLQMMGTTIQQCCQLLWSQQRELQAMRTAITQLQVQLRQTHLQQRSNNSENNDEYSNLSRNVHSLGETLDSALPPSSSLPNLVSLPNSSPALSHTAAMASVNPQHQQQQLNNQVPPGNRANNYWDNFRSYSRQNLLSGSVKTDAASGAIANSTSAGNAISSVNTTSLMKDKRNREQGAENLPPSLTAPEAQYSLNLQQQERENAVTRSNILTNEVSQQQVDNIWEEAHSSFRLPSVVNDEHPFQNSSSEMKEVLKSLITVNKRRPDYLVSILREVKAISDDHRLRPHLLRSLRTLQDTQSLSNPLNETTDHTASESCQSSDEDSDVDAVLGTATDNQSSMAELIVTSQAATSSSPIAHVPLIDHLDVLGTSLLDSASAVPSAPAMKPGYNGDLAEADQSRPESSGNQQPLNNEEEIEQGQEEAAGPVLSTQTFDSDVDLESLAAKAEDERNESRIF
- the Cmb gene encoding combover isoform X2 yields the protein MSPGINDGPRNTGTLPKSNRRNDRNRERSAANQFANRSTHHGHAQHSNNLYQLDWKPVGEREHLRIAKNSNTRSVSSVPSTSYQDITEFASYSCRRPYNYCAEDFTHWQKMVPPTESQTQSPPRVQGTKPSNVNKMPDRSQVESRLNEIRDCIRVTSTLMDSLNQSSDPRAQGQNEKLGTMLEDLHDSERKLSKLLEQYEDRGAFYENGENGREDGEENGDVGREVILRKRMEELQRKLAQLQDHQASLESQNAALPLPVNVEQLESETAKLAQLQTKKKHMDHLIAELQALEMAERGGCSSEGPRNVYRDKAAELEAMKAQLAHLKALMAEATRGRECLDTNSDAEPEVDMNGEAAADVDANDEENGPNISFDRHSDTDEPTLEKVRISRPRPSVEEIQAITREIREQSALLQTTRAEIQRLKRPPLSTSQSNSMTVLPTSTPPPSLTTSISSEKKPGNNSTSETQSVQGKKRQIEDLMRKEPSQTSSVNRDIGGPADLNSHRSSSSHISHTSTPANVWPPPTAIGGSNDQSVDGVSAENLMDMGPQTTAIENGFNGNWWTYPPPPLNQIQHGSAEYYRQLVLGSQAQQLQMMGTTIQQCCQLLWSQQRELQAMRTAITQLQVQLRQTHLQQRSNNSENNDEYSNLSRNVHSLGETLDSALPPSSSLPNLVSLPNSSPALSHTAAMASVNPQHQQQQLNNQVPPGNRANNYWDNFRSYSRQNLLSGSVKTDAASGAIANSTSAGNAISSVNTTSLMKDKRNREQGAENLPPSLTAPEAQYSLNLQQQERENAVTRSNILTNEVSQQQVDNIWEEAHSSFRLPSVVNDEHPFQNSSSEMKEVLKSLITVNKRRPDYLVSILREVKAISDDHRLRPHLLRSLRTLQDTQSLSNPLNETTDHTASESCQSSDEDSDVDAVLGTATDNQSSMAELIVTSQAATSSSPIAHVPLIDHLDVLGTSLLDSASAVPSAPAMKPGYNGDLAEADQSRPESSGNQQPLNNEEEIEQGQEEAAGPVLSTQTFDSDVDLESLAAKAEDERNESRIF
- the Cmb gene encoding combover isoform X4, whose protein sequence is MVPPTESQTQSPPRVQGTKPSNVNKMPDRSQVESRLNEIRDCIRVTSTLMDSLNQSSDPRAQGQNEKLGTMLEDLHDSERKLSKLLEQYEDRGAFYENGENGREDGEENGDVGREVILRKRMEELQRKLAQLQDHQASLVGMQLRVTETLNEARQTQQALLQQESQNAALPLPVNVEQLESETAKLAQLQTKKKHMDHLIAELQALEMAERGGCSSEGPRNVYRDKAAELEAMKAQLAHLKALMAEATRGRECLDTNSDAEPEVDMNGEAAADVDANDEENGPNISFDRHSDTDEPTLEKVRISRPRPSVEEIQAITREIREQSALLQTTRAEIQRLKRPPLSTSQSNSMTVLPTSTPPPSLTTSISSEKKPGNNSTSETQSVQGKKRQIEDLMRKEPSQTSSVNRDIGGPADLNSHRSSSSHISHTSTPANVWPPPTAIGGSNDQSVDGVSAENLMDMGPQTTAIENGFNGNWWTYPPPPLNQIQHGSAEYYRQLVLGSQAQQLQMMGTTIQQCCQLLWSQQRELQAMRTAITQLQVQLRQTHLQQRSNNSENNDEYSNLSRNVHSLGETLDSALPPSSSLPNLVSLPNSSPALSHTAAMASVNPQHQQQQLNNQVPPGNRANNYWDNFRSYSRQNLLSGSVKTDAASGAIANSTSAGNAISSVNTTSLMKDKRNREQGAENLPPSLTAPEAQYSLNLQQQERENAVTRSNILTNEVSQQQVDNIWEEAHSSFRLPSVVNDEHPFQNSSSEMKEVLKSLITVNKRRPDYLVSILREVKAISDDHRLRPHLLRSLRTLQDTQSLSNPLNETTDHTASESCQSSDEDSDVDAVLGTATDNQSSMAELIVTSQAATSSSPIAHVPLIDHLDVLGTSLLDSASAVPSAPAMKPGYNGDLAEADQSRPESSGNQQPLNNEEEIEQGQEEAAGPVLSTQTFDSDVDLESLAAKAEDERNESRIF
- the Cmb gene encoding combover isoform X3, with translation MAHATQAHFQKAIGETIETENGQLLINLQTVLRITVMHSTLTICCRRPYNYCAEDFTHWQKMVPPTESQTQSPPRVQGTKPSNVNKMPDRSQVESRLNEIRDCIRVTSTLMDSLNQSSDPRAQGQNEKLGTMLEDLHDSERKLSKLLEQYEDRGAFYENGENGREDGEENGDVGREVILRKRMEELQRKLAQLQDHQASLVGMQLRVTETLNEARQTQQALLQQESQNAALPLPVNVEQLESETAKLAQLQTKKKHMDHLIAELQALEMAERGGCSSEGPRNVYRDKAAELEAMKAQLAHLKALMAEATRGRECLDTNSDAEPEVDMNGEAAADVDANDEENGPNISFDRHSDTDEPTLEKVRISRPRPSVEEIQAITREIREQSALLQTTRAEIQRLKRPPLSTSQSNSMTVLPTSTPPPSLTTSISSEKKPGNNSTSETQSVQGKKRQIEDLMRKEPSQTSSVNRDIGGPADLNSHRSSSSHISHTSTPANVWPPPTAIGGSNDQSVDGVSAENLMDMGPQTTAIENGFNGNWWTYPPPPLNQIQHGSAEYYRQLVLGSQAQQLQMMGTTIQQCCQLLWSQQRELQAMRTAITQLQVQLRQTHLQQRSNNSENNDEYSNLSRNVHSLGETLDSALPPSSSLPNLVSLPNSSPALSHTAAMASVNPQHQQQQLNNQVPPGNRANNYWDNFRSYSRQNLLSGSVKTDAASGAIANSTSAGNAISSVNTTSLMKDKRNREQGAENLPPSLTAPEAQYSLNLQQQERENAVTRSNILTNEVSQQQVDNIWEEAHSSFRLPSVVNDEHPFQNSSSEMKEVLKSLITVNKRRPDYLVSILREVKAISDDHRLRPHLLRSLRTLQDTQSLSNPLNETTDHTASESCQSSDEDSDVDAVLGTATDNQSSMAELIVTSQAATSSSPIAHVPLIDHLDVLGTSLLDSASAVPSAPAMKPGYNGDLAEADQSRPESSGNQQPLNNEEEIEQGQEEAAGPVLSTQTFDSDVDLESLAAKAEDERNESRIF